A stretch of DNA from Staphylococcus equorum:
GAATTAGTATTAATATAGTAAGAAGTTTCCTAATATAGAGGGGAACAAGGAACAAGAAACTGAATTTAATCATTATAGATAGAGATTAAGCATAGCGTAAAGGAGTAGATTATGAATGTGTACAGGATTTTCATTCTTATCAAAGAGTAACCAGGCGATCTTAGGACGTACGATGGATTTTGTCTATCATTTGGACGGACAACCCGCAGTACAGCCGCGTCATTTTTATTGGGAATCACGTGTTGGATATAAAGGTGAGACGCTGTATGGTTTTATCGGAGCAGGCAGCGATATGGCAGGCTTTGTATTTGGAGACGGCGTGAATGAACACGGCGTGGGTGCTTCCGTACAATACTTTAGAGGTTATGCATCGTATGCTTCTGAAGTACGAGAAGGCTTTATAAATATTAGCCAAAACGAAATTATTACATGGATACTTGGCTATAATAAAAATATTGACGATTTAATCGAAAATGCTAAATCAGTTAATGTGGTAGCACATGTAGTAAACGAAATTGCAGAAGTACCGCCATTGCATTATCACGTTTCTGATGATACAGGTAGATCTGTCGAACTTACATTCCAAGGTGGCCGTATCGTCATAAATGAAAATCCAATCGGCGTATTAACGAATAACCCAGATTTAAACTGGCATTACGAAAACCTAAGAAATTATACAAATATTACACCACAGAAACCAAAGGAAAGTACATTTATGGGGCAACCACTAAAATCCTTAGGAAATGAAGGTGGCACTTATGGTTTACCGGGTGGCTATACAGCACCAGAGCGATTTGTGCGCACCGCATTTTTGAAAAATCATCTTATAAATAGTGACAAACCTGAGTATGATGTGTTGGATGCATTCAAATTATTAGATGGCATTAGTATTCCTAAAGGCGCTGTACTTGATGAAAATGGAGAATTGCATTATACCCTTTACCAAACAGTGTTCAATTTAACAACACGCACAATGTATGTTAAATGGTACGATACAAACCAAATGACTGAATTGCAATTAACTGAAGACCTCATCACAAAAAAAGATATTACTGTTTTTGAAACAGCTAAAGGTTTAGCTACCAATAAATTGAATTAATAACATATTGATTATAATGATGAAAGATTAAAAAAGCGGAGAGACGATGATATTTATCGTTTCTCCGTATTTGTATTAAATCAACTATTTTATAATTAATGATTAATGATTAATGTACTTAAGTTTAATTTGTGAAATTTATATACTAAAAGTCATATTGATCATTTTCTTCTTCTATTATTTGTGAATACACTTTGGAGACGCGTAATGTTGAAGTAGCTAATTCCTCTATTCTGAATAAGATATCATCATTTACAATCGTACCTTGTGAGAAATCACGTTCTTCGATAAATACATAAGTTTGAATAATGTGTGCCTTCATATAACCTAATATTGGTTTTAATTGTGTTTCAGGAATTAAATAATGCTTAGGCGAACCGGCCGTGGCTATGATTCCGATAACTTTATCTCTAAAAGCGTTAACAGGAAGTAAATCAAATACGTTTTTTAAAGTGCCAGGAATTGAAGCTTGGAATATAGGGAAACCAATAAAAATAATATCAGCTTGCATTAAGGCAGTAGTGAATTCTAAAGTATCCCCTGAATAATCTAAATAATTGCGACCATCACTAAATGACAAATTTAAATTTTTTAAATCAAAAAATTGAATTTCATGTTCTTCATGTTGATGAGAAATTGCTTCGTTTAAATATGTCATGGCTGTACTTGTCTTAGAACCGACAGTTGAGCCGGATAGAATTACGATTTTCATGTTAAGTCACCTACTTTTTCAAATGTTTTTTGACTCCAGGTATAATTTCATTACCGATAAGTTCGATATTTTTCATGATTTTATCGAAAGGTACACCACCAAAATCAATTTGCGCCATAAATCTTTGGTGATTATATAACTCATGTTGGTAAAGTATTTTTTCAATAATTTGCTGTGGACTTCCTACCATTAGGGCATCTCTATAATCAGGTGTATTTGCAAATTGTTGTTTTGGATAACCAGTTCCTCTTATAAATGACATGCCTACATTAATATGAGGATAAAATTCACGTAAAGCAGCTTGTGTTGTATCAGCAGTATAGAATAAACTTGCTGTAGAAACAGGTAATGCTTCAGCGGAATTGTCAAAGCCATATTCTTTGGCAGTTAAACGGTATTCGTCTATAGAATTTTTAAATGTCATTGCTGGACCACCTAAAGTTGTAATCATCATCGGAATACCTTGACGACCAGCCTTGATTGCACTAGCAGCAGGACCACCAACTGCTCTCCAAATTGGTAACACATTATCTATAGGCCTTGGAAAAATTTCCATGTTATTTAAGTCAGGTCTGAACTTACCAGACCAAGTAATTTTATTTGCTTTATTAAGTTCTAACAGTAAATTTAATTTCTCTTCATAAAGTTCGTCGTAGTTATTTAAATCTAAACCAAATAAATCGAATATACCAGTGCGTGATGCTCTTCCCGCTACAATTTCTGTGCGACCCTGAGAAATAAGGTCTAGTGTTGCAAAGTCTTCAAAGACTCTAACTGGATCAGCTGCACTAATAATAGAGGATGAACTAGATATTTTAATCGTATTTGTTGCTTGTGCGATTGCACCTAAAATAACAGTGTGCGCCTGTGTAGTAAAATGTTCTTGATGGCTTTCACCAACGCCGAAAACGTTGATACCTGCTTGTTCGGCTAATTGACTCGCTTCAATTAATTCTTGTATACGTTTTTCAGAACTTACTTTTTCACCTTTATGAGGATTAAGTAAGTGGTCTCCAAGTGAATAAAGACCAAATTCTAATGGGGTATTTTCATTCATTTTTAATTTAGCCATAGCGTATCATCCTTTATAAATCATGTAGTTTAGACTCTATTTCTGTTCTTTGATTTTCCATAAAATCTGGCAAATTGAGTTCTTTACCTAGGTTTTCAATCTCTGTATCAACCGTAAATCCAGGTGAATCAGTTGCAAATTCATACATAATACTATTATGTCGATAATAAAGAGATTTGAAAAAGTAGCGATCTATAATGCCACTATTATTTCCTGGGTTATGATCAATTGTGTTTAATACGGACTCTAAATTTGAATCTTTTGGCGTGTTCACGGCGATATGATGTACATATCCTTGACCAGGACGCGCACGCTCTCCTTGTTGTTCAATAACTACGAAATCAGTATACAAACCTTCTTGATCTAATGTCATAACAGTTTCGTCAGTGTCTTGACGAGGTGCATAATTTAGTTCGTTTTTTAAAAAATCGATTGTTGGTTGAGCTTCACGTACTCTAAGCTCAACAGGTCCCATACCTAATATTTGATGTTGTACAGGAACATCCGCATAAGGATTTTTTCTCCACGTTGTGGGGATTTTATAATCATCGTTAACGAGCAATACGATTTCTAGATTATCGACATCTTTAAATAATAGTGCTGGCTGATTTAGATATGTTATATCAGTTGTCGTAATATTAGCTTCTGTGAGACGCGACTTGAAATAAGATAGTGCAGCTTCATTTGGGACGAGTAATGATAAACGATGGATAGAATTTGTACCAGGACGGTTCTTACCTACATGTGGAATTTCAAAAAAACTTAGTAATGTACCGACAGAGCCAATTTCATCACCGAAAAACAAGTGATACATAGTTGGATTATCTTGGTTCACGGATTTTTCTACCAAGCGTAATCCTAATAGTTGAGTGTAGAAGTCTTTGTTTATTTGAGCATCTTTTGTATACATTGAAATGTGATGATGACCGACAATGTTCATATGTGTACCCCCGTATTATGATAATTTCTAGTTTTAATACTCATTACCTATTTAAAAGAAAATAAACCGATGTAGTATAAAAAGTATACTAGTTATCTATAATATATGTCGAAAATGGAAAAAAAGCAATAACTG
This window harbors:
- a CDS encoding LLM class flavin-dependent oxidoreductase; this translates as MAKLKMNENTPLEFGLYSLGDHLLNPHKGEKVSSEKRIQELIEASQLAEQAGINVFGVGESHQEHFTTQAHTVILGAIAQATNTIKISSSSSIISAADPVRVFEDFATLDLISQGRTEIVAGRASRTGIFDLFGLDLNNYDELYEEKLNLLLELNKANKITWSGKFRPDLNNMEIFPRPIDNVLPIWRAVGGPAASAIKAGRQGIPMMITTLGGPAMTFKNSIDEYRLTAKEYGFDNSAEALPVSTASLFYTADTTQAALREFYPHINVGMSFIRGTGYPKQQFANTPDYRDALMVGSPQQIIEKILYQHELYNHQRFMAQIDFGGVPFDKIMKNIELIGNEIIPGVKKHLKK
- a CDS encoding choloylglycine hydrolase family protein; protein product: MCTGFSFLSKSNQAILGRTMDFVYHLDGQPAVQPRHFYWESRVGYKGETLYGFIGAGSDMAGFVFGDGVNEHGVGASVQYFRGYASYASEVREGFINISQNEIITWILGYNKNIDDLIENAKSVNVVAHVVNEIAEVPPLHYHVSDDTGRSVELTFQGGRIVINENPIGVLTNNPDLNWHYENLRNYTNITPQKPKESTFMGQPLKSLGNEGGTYGLPGGYTAPERFVRTAFLKNHLINSDKPEYDVLDAFKLLDGISIPKGAVLDENGELHYTLYQTVFNLTTRTMYVKWYDTNQMTELQLTEDLITKKDITVFETAKGLATNKLN
- a CDS encoding VOC family protein; this translates as MNIVGHHHISMYTKDAQINKDFYTQLLGLRLVEKSVNQDNPTMYHLFFGDEIGSVGTLLSFFEIPHVGKNRPGTNSIHRLSLLVPNEAALSYFKSRLTEANITTTDITYLNQPALLFKDVDNLEIVLLVNDDYKIPTTWRKNPYADVPVQHQILGMGPVELRVREAQPTIDFLKNELNYAPRQDTDETVMTLDQEGLYTDFVVIEQQGERARPGQGYVHHIAVNTPKDSNLESVLNTIDHNPGNNSGIIDRYFFKSLYYRHNSIMYEFATDSPGFTVDTEIENLGKELNLPDFMENQRTEIESKLHDL
- a CDS encoding NADPH-dependent FMN reductase — encoded protein: MKIVILSGSTVGSKTSTAMTYLNEAISHQHEEHEIQFFDLKNLNLSFSDGRNYLDYSGDTLEFTTALMQADIIFIGFPIFQASIPGTLKNVFDLLPVNAFRDKVIGIIATAGSPKHYLIPETQLKPILGYMKAHIIQTYVFIEERDFSQGTIVNDDILFRIEELATSTLRVSKVYSQIIEEENDQYDF